A stretch of Brassica napus cultivar Da-Ae chromosome C6, Da-Ae, whole genome shotgun sequence DNA encodes these proteins:
- the LOC106383619 gene encoding uncharacterized protein LOC106383619, translating to MAKKKPPKKQPSGRLPTGTTNPSSSKQPSSAPDSSSAAKSKKPSVSALAGSPTQTTQTPIPAQEVFIPILAIDTETPKSKTLATVNPIVPGSATHSLAPPETGKPTTIDKAPPPIAAQQSPADLWKGSVKEASVKLFPKETPYTLDSGEKCVTIPNAVVEKNKKAWECFILGQFYEEAPARGAVHAIVNGIWSRQRWDITVNKMDGNAYLFRVPCPNVRRRILSQNLWQIDGQTMFVAKWFPGIQQIKPELEMVPVWLELTGVPLQFFNKDALQEIAGLVGHPVCLHPATENLTNIEVAKVYTVIDPREPLPEFRSSSTSSSDTSLSGDEDDPDDDSDEFIEFFSKSYQKRAKLKARARGS from the exons ATGGCAAAAAAGAAACCCCCGAAAAAGCAACCCTCCGGTCGTCTTCCCACTGGAACGACCAACCCCTCCTCTAGCAAGCAACCCTCGTCGGCGCCTGATTCATCCTCAGCCGCTAAATCAAAGAAACCCTCTGTCTCCGCTCTGGCTGGATCCCCCACCCAGACGACTCAGACCCCCATCCCTGCCCAGGAAGTCTTTATCCCTATTCTGGCCATAGACACCGAAACCCCCAAATCCAAAACCCTAGCTACAGTAAATCCTATTGTACCTGGTTCCGCAACCCATTCTTTGGCTCCTCCGGAGACTGGAAAACCCACCACAATAGACAAAGCTCCACCTCCTATCGCGGCTCAACAGTCACCGGCGGACCTCTGGAAAGGCTCTGTAAAAGAAGCTTCTGTGAAGCTCTTTCCAAAGGAGACTCCTTACACGCTAGATTCGGGTGAGAAATGTGTAACGATTCCAAATGCAGTGGttgagaaaaacaagaaagctTGGGAGTGTTTCATCCTGGGCCAGTTCTATGAAGAAGCCCCTGCTCGTGGAGCTGTTCATGCTATCGTGAATGGAATCTGGAGTCGTCAAAGATGGGACATAACAGTCAACAAGATGGACGGAAATGCTTACCTTTTCCGTGTACCCTGCCCCAACGTTCGGCGCCGTATCCTCAGCCAGAACCTGTGGCAAATTGATGGCCAAACCATGTTTGTTGCCAAATGGTTCCCGGGAATCCAGCAAATTAAACCTGAGTTGGAAATGGTTCCTGTCTGGCTTGAGCTCACTGGTGTTCCTCTACAGTTCTTCAACAAAGACGCCCTTCAGGAGATTGCAGGGCTTGTTGGGCATCCTGTGTGCTTACACCCGGCAACGGAAAACCTCACTAACATTGAGGTTGCAAAAGTCTATACTGTCATTGATCCTCGTGAGCCTCTACCGGAATTC CGATCTAGCTCTACCTCCTCGTCCGATACATCTCTCTCAGGGGATGAGGATGATCCAGATGATGACAGTGATGAGTTCATTGAGTTCTTCTCCAAAAGCTATCAGAAGCGGGCGAAGTTGAAAGCTAGGGCTAGAGGCTCTTAA
- the LOC106383617 gene encoding putative F-box protein At3g22421, translating to MTTMLDLPDDLLDEIFSRVPLDSTTAVRSTCKAWSESRMIVMMDHNVYLTSVVVNENASTKRLGKLTCLTHEQVKISEVFHCDGLLLFILKDDKRLVVWNPCLGETRWIEKGRHANVRAKYKYAFGYKVRKKKGESFRRYKILRFTLLTVLDSPSYETYDFGSSSWTHQGYNAFKGINEFCDRGVSLKGNPYWCAIDSWGQISRTVCFDFASVGFGGHQDLPFRVPYQFQHLVRLSCVRDEKLTVLVQSRETFVIDIWITDKIDEQKVSWSKFGTTYWLDQDRWRFLC from the coding sequence ATGACGACGATGTTGGATCTTCCCGATGACTTGCTAGATGAGATTTTCTCTAGGGTTCCCTTGGACTCTACAACAGCAGTACGATCAACATGCAAAGCTTGGAGTGAGTCTAGGATGATCGTGATGATGGATCATAATGTTTATCTAACGAGCGTAGTTGTCAACGAAAACGCATCAACAAAGCGTCTAGGTAAACTCACTTGCCTAACCCACGAACAAGTCAAGATATCTGAAGTCTTTCACTGTGATGGTTTGTTACTATTCATCTTGAAAGACGACAAGAGACTTGTGGTTTGGAACCCTTGTTTGGGGGAAACAAGGTGGATCGAAAAAGGACGACATGCTAACGTACGTGCCAAGTACAAGTACGCTTTCGGGTACAAGGTGCGTAAGAAGAAGGGGGAATCTTTTCGTCGTTACAAAATCTTGAGGTTTACGCTTCTTACAGTCTTGGACTCTCCATCGTATGAAACCTACGATTTTGGTTCTAGTTCATGGACGCACCAAGGTTATAATGCGTTCAAGGGTATAAATGAGTTTTGTGACCGTGGCGTTTCTCTCAAGGGAAACCCTTACTGGTGCGCTATAGACTCATGGGGACAGATCAGTCGCACGGTCTGTTTTGATTTCGCAAGTGTGGGATTTGGAGGGCATCAAGATTTACCATTCCGGGTTCCTTATCAGTTTCAACATCTTGTGAGACTGTCTTGTGTGAGAGATGAGAAGCTTACGGTTCTAGTTCAATCCAGGGAAACATTTGTGATAGATATATGGATCACGGATAAGATTGATGAACAAAAAGTGTCGTGGAGCAAGTTCGGGACCACTTACTGGCTTGATCAGGACAGATGGAGGTTTCTttgttga